In a genomic window of Candidatus Acidiferrales bacterium:
- a CDS encoding isoprenylcysteine carboxylmethyltransferase family protein: MAQRACELVLAKRHEKNLVSIGAVEIDNVGYRFIVGMHVAFFVSLILEKSIFRTTLSEWWIILFMIFCAAQILRYWAMVTLGTYWNTKVLITPRRPLLKTGPYKILRHPNYVAVITELAVIPLIFSCYITSIGFTILNAFIIRRRIRIETQALTTR; the protein is encoded by the coding sequence ATGGCGCAGAGAGCCTGCGAGCTGGTACTTGCTAAACGTCATGAAAAAAATTTAGTAAGCATCGGTGCTGTTGAAATCGACAACGTTGGGTATCGTTTCATCGTGGGGATGCACGTAGCATTCTTCGTTTCTCTCATTCTCGAAAAATCAATCTTCAGAACGACATTGAGCGAATGGTGGATTATTCTCTTCATGATTTTTTGTGCCGCACAAATTCTGCGTTATTGGGCAATGGTCACGCTTGGGACATACTGGAATACGAAGGTCCTTATCACTCCGCGTCGTCCCTTACTGAAGACTGGGCCTTATAAGATTCTACGCCATCCTAATTACGTTGCGGTGATAACGGAGCTCGCCGTGATACCGCTTATTTTTTCCTGCTATATCACGTCAATTGGTTTCACAATATTGAATGCCTTCATCATTCGTAGAAGGATACGAATCGAGACCCAGGCATTGACGACCCGTTGA